A portion of the Krasilnikovia cinnamomea genome contains these proteins:
- a CDS encoding RDD family protein, with protein sequence MNYASWLRRAGGYLVDVVLAFLPSFAGGLVYESTVGPDGQPSALGRTADLIGIALAVVVFAYNRWIRAGRTGRTWGRQLMRINLIGEQDGGPVGGGRALLRDLGHIVDTLALCLGWLAPLWDGKRQTFSDKMVGTVVVEAV encoded by the coding sequence ATGAACTACGCCAGTTGGTTGCGCCGAGCCGGTGGCTACCTTGTCGACGTCGTCCTCGCGTTCCTGCCGTCGTTCGCCGGGGGCCTGGTCTACGAGTCGACGGTCGGTCCGGACGGCCAGCCCAGCGCGTTGGGGCGTACCGCCGACCTGATCGGCATCGCGCTGGCCGTCGTCGTGTTCGCCTACAACCGGTGGATCCGGGCCGGGCGCACCGGGCGCACGTGGGGCCGGCAGCTCATGCGGATCAACCTGATCGGCGAACAGGACGGCGGGCCGGTCGGTGGCGGGCGGGCGTTGCTGCGCGACCTGGGTCACATCGTCGACACGCTGGCGCTCTGCCTCGGCTGGCTGGCGCCGCTGTGGGACGGCAAGCGGCAGACCTTCAGCGACAAGATGGTCGGTACCGTCGTGGTGGAGGCCGTCTGA
- a CDS encoding nuclear transport factor 2 family protein codes for MGDGNVGQEFLATQVQLLEAGDTAGLSQRYAEDAEFVRLDKVVRGRTGIKELFDAYLEQKPNIEQVEAVQITDDTVLYQAREQLDGREVWAVGTLVFVDGQVWRQSVAFIDR; via the coding sequence ATGGGCGATGGCAACGTTGGTCAGGAATTCCTCGCGACACAGGTGCAGCTGCTGGAGGCGGGCGACACCGCCGGCCTGTCCCAGCGCTACGCCGAGGACGCCGAGTTCGTCCGCCTGGACAAGGTGGTCCGCGGACGTACGGGGATCAAGGAGCTGTTCGACGCGTACCTGGAGCAGAAGCCGAACATCGAGCAGGTCGAGGCGGTGCAGATCACCGACGACACGGTGCTGTACCAGGCCCGCGAGCAGCTCGACGGGCGAGAGGTGTGGGCCGTCGGCACGCTGGTCTTCGTCGATGGTCAGGTGTGGCGCCAGAGCGTGGCCTTCATCGACCGCTGA